In Hydrogenovibrio marinus, a single genomic region encodes these proteins:
- a CDS encoding ADP-ribosylglycohydrolase family protein — MMMNSSEIKDRAAGAIMGAFIGDALALGPHWYYDLTELRRDYGDWIEDYTDPKPGRYHDGLKAGQLSQAGFILELLLRSLVENKGYDEQDFCRRMDEELFPLIDGTPISGPGNYTSQSIRDAWRKRIQQNFPWGQVSGHADTTEAIERTLAIAVRYAFQPDKLATAITHNTILTQDDDTVVSMTVAFGAVLGLLVQGNRLDMDISAKLMKLVKSGALPFHAVTNDDLQPPKKGDPDPPRVGRFASPDALLTPSYMAEAAFDPDIQIEPPWKVSIVYGMPCAIYHQLPAAYYLSALFHDDFELAVLHAVNGGGQNQARAILTGALTGAQVGMSGIPKRFLDGLDKADELMQLAEHLAADMETGN; from the coding sequence ATGATGATGAACTCTTCGGAAATTAAAGATCGTGCTGCGGGTGCCATTATGGGCGCTTTTATCGGCGATGCGCTTGCACTAGGCCCTCATTGGTATTATGACCTGACCGAACTGCGTAGAGACTACGGCGATTGGATAGAGGACTACACTGATCCAAAGCCGGGTCGATACCATGACGGTTTGAAAGCCGGTCAACTCTCTCAGGCAGGGTTTATTCTAGAACTCCTGTTGCGCTCCCTAGTTGAAAACAAGGGTTATGATGAACAAGATTTTTGTCGTCGAATGGACGAAGAACTTTTTCCGCTCATTGACGGTACGCCTATCAGCGGTCCTGGGAACTATACCAGCCAATCCATTCGAGATGCTTGGCGAAAACGCATTCAGCAAAACTTTCCTTGGGGGCAAGTCAGCGGGCATGCGGATACCACAGAAGCGATTGAGCGTACCCTTGCCATTGCTGTTCGTTATGCATTTCAGCCAGACAAACTTGCTACAGCCATTACGCATAACACGATTCTGACACAAGATGATGATACGGTCGTCTCTATGACTGTCGCCTTTGGTGCGGTATTGGGGCTGCTTGTTCAGGGTAACCGCTTGGATATGGATATCTCTGCAAAACTGATGAAGCTGGTGAAAAGTGGTGCGTTACCTTTTCATGCCGTCACCAATGATGATTTGCAACCGCCGAAAAAAGGAGACCCTGATCCACCACGTGTAGGACGTTTTGCTTCTCCAGATGCCTTGCTAACCCCTTCTTATATGGCGGAAGCTGCCTTTGATCCTGATATTCAAATTGAACCGCCTTGGAAAGTCTCAATCGTTTATGGGATGCCATGTGCTATTTATCATCAACTACCTGCGGCTTACTATCTGTCTGCTTTATTTCATGATGACTTTGAGTTGGCCGTGTTGCATGCGGTTAACGGTGGCGGGCAAAATCAGGCACGTGCAATTCTGACTGGCGCGCTTACCGGTGCTCAAGTTGGCATGAGTGGCATCCCCAAGCGATTCCTTGATGGGCTTGATAAGGCTGATGAACTGATGCAGTTGGCGGAGCATCTGGCCGCTGATATGGAAACCGGCAATTGA
- a CDS encoding sensor domain-containing diguanylate cyclase, which yields MNNPPHLRPYMTLLLIGLLLSFVFSSRAFSQSEHIDWQLYSIDSSLPIDPSSPDTTNLQKADGISLVGGHYLYEGTLHINKTGDYVVDFKNTTTIDRFSFYVYDQQNNLVASANGGIGSKALNPFFLRHGRIFDLKAGQYKLLAEVSSPYFIAQPVPYIETLSDYQQEIKLGNAIVLIGIGIFLALGIYYGALAFASSRKTELFYAIFIFSNLIFNAGAHLILAQMLNWHNFYLVSFPILISNFFYVLFVMRLLEIHPVKNKRLYTLGIVGLVLLAIFALFALMAPNWINEMARYGVWVFLLYGFIAGVSRAIKGSVVARLYLVALTAFIMLASMATLPTQLSSNTIDVEHYGIAAIAVEAILLALTLTYRVGELYRERMNILHHLDHNKKLAHTDSLTQIPNRYSLEMEFSSMGPYASLTYIDMDNLKFYNDRFGHAKGDELLSTFAKLMHQRLENGKENARIFRVGGDEFAIICQDGNEQKVRGLIEHVVDEMRGSGFENAGVSSGAAYMHEVTNTSELKHLADIRMYENKYRRKKQLNKEG from the coding sequence ATGAACAATCCTCCTCACCTTCGGCCTTACATGACACTGCTGCTCATTGGTTTGTTACTCAGTTTTGTCTTTTCCAGTCGAGCTTTTTCACAATCTGAACACATTGATTGGCAACTCTACAGCATAGATAGCAGCTTACCGATTGATCCCAGTAGTCCTGACACAACAAATCTACAGAAAGCGGATGGTATTTCTTTGGTGGGTGGGCACTATCTCTATGAGGGAACGTTGCACATTAATAAAACAGGGGATTATGTTGTCGATTTTAAAAACACCACGACGATAGATCGCTTTTCTTTTTATGTTTACGACCAACAAAACAACCTTGTTGCCAGTGCGAATGGCGGCATAGGCAGTAAGGCGTTAAATCCATTCTTCCTTCGCCACGGACGTATTTTTGATTTGAAGGCAGGGCAGTACAAGCTGCTAGCGGAAGTGTCTTCGCCATACTTTATCGCGCAACCCGTTCCTTATATCGAAACCCTTAGTGACTACCAGCAGGAGATAAAGCTGGGGAATGCGATTGTGCTGATTGGTATCGGCATTTTCCTCGCGTTGGGGATTTATTATGGCGCGCTGGCATTTGCCAGCTCCCGTAAAACCGAGCTTTTCTATGCCATCTTTATCTTCTCCAATTTGATATTTAATGCCGGAGCGCATTTGATTCTGGCGCAGATGTTGAACTGGCATAACTTCTATCTGGTGTCCTTTCCTATTCTCATCTCCAACTTCTTCTATGTCCTCTTTGTTATGAGGTTGTTGGAAATCCATCCTGTTAAAAACAAACGTCTGTACACCTTGGGTATTGTCGGGTTGGTGCTGTTGGCAATATTCGCATTGTTTGCGCTGATGGCGCCTAACTGGATCAATGAGATGGCTCGTTATGGCGTATGGGTGTTTTTGCTGTATGGCTTTATTGCGGGTGTCTCACGCGCCATTAAGGGCAGCGTTGTCGCGCGTTTGTATTTGGTGGCACTCACAGCATTTATCATGCTTGCCAGTATGGCGACGTTGCCGACGCAATTGAGTTCAAATACCATTGATGTCGAACATTATGGGATAGCAGCGATTGCTGTTGAAGCGATCTTGTTGGCGTTAACCTTGACCTATCGAGTCGGTGAGCTTTACCGAGAGCGCATGAATATATTGCATCATCTCGACCACAATAAAAAGTTGGCGCATACCGATTCTTTGACACAAATTCCAAACCGTTATTCGTTGGAGATGGAGTTTTCTTCAATGGGACCATATGCTTCTTTGACTTACATTGATATGGATAACCTCAAGTTTTACAACGATCGTTTTGGGCATGCGAAGGGCGATGAGCTATTGTCGACATTCGCCAAGTTGATGCACCAAAGACTGGAAAATGGCAAAGAAAATGCACGTATCTTCCGCGTGGGCGGGGATGAATTTGCAATCATCTGCCAGGATGGCAATGAGCAAAAAGTGCGGGGGCTTATAGAACATGTTGTCGATGAGATGAGAGGGTCCGGTTTTGAAAATGCCGGTGTCAGCTCAGGGGCAGCCTATATGCATGAAGTAACCAATACATCCGAGTTGAAGCACCTTGCGGATATCAGGATGTATGAAAATAAGTATAGACGGAAAAAACAACTTAACAAAGAGGGATAG
- a CDS encoding DUF4396 domain-containing protein: MNTVWNNKINWIKSAHNTKWCLIGCAIGDFGTIAYFQFNEHSLSTFSVMMLATLNGLLTSILLETLILFRSNFSLKDALITALGMSFISMLAMEIAMNITDYLLTGGAVLNWWVIPISLFIGFLTPWPYNYWRLQKHGKSCH; the protein is encoded by the coding sequence ATGAATACCGTGTGGAACAATAAAATTAACTGGATTAAGAGCGCCCATAATACGAAATGGTGTTTGATTGGCTGTGCCATTGGAGATTTTGGCACGATTGCCTATTTCCAATTTAACGAACATAGCCTTTCGACTTTTTCAGTCATGATGTTGGCAACCTTAAACGGCCTGTTAACCAGTATTTTGCTTGAAACCCTTATTTTGTTTCGTTCAAATTTCAGTTTGAAGGATGCGCTTATCACGGCGCTGGGTATGAGTTTTATATCCATGTTGGCCATGGAAATTGCAATGAATATTACAGATTACTTGTTGACCGGCGGCGCAGTATTGAACTGGTGGGTCATCCCTATTTCACTGTTTATCGGTTTTTTAACCCCTTGGCCATATAATTATTGGCGGTTGCAGAAACATGGTAAATCGTGCCACTGA
- a CDS encoding methyltransferase family protein — MSVTPANNDTAQTVSLRHWVRLVLVYFFILLILLVCGGDFGWWQAWVYSLFIFTSGIGGRMWGEQRHPGLTADRQDTESFQQAKAWDKVLAPLMAVSISFPMVIVAGLDHRYQWSQAFPLWVNLTGLLFVAVGYAFSAWAFAENRFFYSVVRIRTDQGHVVCDSGPYRFVRHPGYAGNMLALFGMAFALSSVWTLIPAVVASIITVTRTELEDRALQAELPGYQDYAQRVRYRLIPAIY; from the coding sequence ATGTCTGTAACGCCGGCTAATAACGACACTGCTCAAACTGTCTCCCTTCGACATTGGGTTAGACTGGTTTTGGTGTATTTCTTCATTTTGCTGATTTTACTGGTCTGTGGTGGAGATTTCGGGTGGTGGCAGGCTTGGGTTTATTCTCTATTTATCTTTACGTCTGGGATTGGTGGACGCATGTGGGGAGAGCAACGCCACCCTGGATTAACCGCCGACAGACAAGATACAGAAAGTTTTCAACAAGCCAAGGCGTGGGATAAAGTACTTGCGCCTTTGATGGCGGTGAGTATCAGTTTCCCTATGGTGATAGTGGCTGGGTTGGATCATCGCTATCAGTGGTCTCAAGCGTTTCCACTTTGGGTTAACCTTACCGGGCTTTTATTCGTTGCAGTGGGCTATGCTTTTTCGGCATGGGCATTTGCGGAAAACCGATTTTTCTACAGCGTGGTTCGCATTCGTACAGATCAAGGTCATGTGGTTTGTGACAGTGGTCCGTATCGGTTTGTGCGACACCCGGGCTATGCGGGAAATATGTTGGCGTTGTTTGGTATGGCGTTTGCACTAAGCTCGGTTTGGACTTTGATTCCTGCAGTAGTAGCATCCATTATCACAGTGACGAGAACAGAGCTTGAAGACCGCGCGTTACAAGCCGAGTTACCGGGGTATCAGGATTATGCGCAGCGCGTGCGTTATCGATTGATACCTGCCATATATTAA
- a CDS encoding rhodanese-like domain-containing protein has product MARRIVLIITAAVMLFTTPAWAADASKADNKADLKVKITRDISSFTVMHNGKPVVIQRNQNQQNTIVKDYALTSRVCPPFCIQPMHLLPGVETIGELEMLNYIKRASKGDPNLLIIDSRTPDWVAKGTIPTSINIPWTQLYQQASNYEPMVVEGILTDRFGATVHDGIWNFSNVKDLVFFCNGPWCGQSPTNIKALVSMGYPAHKLHWYRGGMQSWHAFGLTTVTP; this is encoded by the coding sequence ATGGCTCGTAGAATCGTATTGATCATTACCGCAGCCGTCATGCTTTTTACAACGCCAGCTTGGGCGGCAGACGCTTCTAAAGCTGACAATAAAGCCGATCTTAAAGTCAAAATCACCCGAGATATCAGTTCTTTCACTGTGATGCACAATGGTAAACCCGTTGTGATTCAACGTAACCAAAACCAGCAAAATACTATTGTTAAGGATTATGCACTCACCTCAAGAGTATGCCCTCCTTTCTGTATCCAGCCCATGCACCTGCTACCAGGAGTGGAGACGATAGGGGAATTGGAGATGTTGAATTACATTAAACGCGCATCTAAAGGTGACCCGAACCTATTGATTATCGATTCTCGTACGCCGGATTGGGTGGCGAAAGGGACGATTCCCACGTCTATTAATATTCCATGGACACAACTGTATCAACAAGCCTCTAACTATGAACCGATGGTTGTAGAAGGTATTTTGACTGACCGATTTGGCGCAACCGTGCATGATGGAATTTGGAATTTTTCCAATGTAAAAGATTTGGTGTTTTTTTGTAATGGCCCTTGGTGCGGACAATCGCCCACCAATATCAAAGCATTGGTCAGTATGGGCTATCCTGCGCATAAGCTCCATTGGTATCGAGGAGGGATGCAGTCCTGGCATGCCTTTGGTTTGACGACCGTTACACCCTAA
- a CDS encoding sensor domain-containing diguanylate cyclase, whose translation MAVSVPDAGAMTSFVEFLPAVLFEYALETDGSRELIYISPKSLDVLGYAQEDFLEDMDTFWRLTHPDDLAQKDEVDGQDENTSAFDTKVVHPSKGEIWIRVTTKPTDRKKGDAVIWGGYIFDVTDSKVQEAELERLNTKFERISTSDGLTGVLNRRAFDESMHKEWKRALRDDTELSLIIVDIDHFRNYNIGYGHLAGDDCLKVVANTLSKVVKRSSDIVARYGGEKFAILLPNTGLVDAIKLSERCRVSILDLKMPHESSNVHSIVTVSLGVSTISPEFDFDMLTFIEAADTCLYEAKSNGRNQVVSINKL comes from the coding sequence ATGGCAGTAAGCGTGCCTGATGCAGGAGCAATGACAAGTTTTGTAGAGTTTTTACCAGCGGTTCTGTTCGAGTATGCGCTTGAAACTGATGGTTCCCGAGAGTTGATTTACATTAGCCCTAAAAGCCTTGATGTTTTAGGTTACGCCCAAGAAGACTTTCTTGAAGACATGGATACATTTTGGCGTTTGACTCATCCTGATGACCTAGCGCAAAAGGATGAAGTAGACGGTCAAGATGAAAACACTTCTGCTTTTGATACCAAGGTAGTGCATCCATCAAAAGGCGAAATCTGGATTCGGGTTACCACTAAGCCAACGGACAGAAAAAAAGGCGATGCAGTTATCTGGGGTGGCTATATCTTTGATGTCACTGACAGCAAAGTTCAAGAAGCTGAATTGGAACGCCTGAATACAAAATTTGAAAGAATATCGACATCTGATGGGCTGACAGGTGTGCTGAACAGACGTGCCTTTGATGAAAGCATGCATAAGGAATGGAAGCGTGCGTTAAGGGATGATACTGAGCTATCGCTAATCATTGTCGATATAGATCATTTTAGAAATTACAACATTGGTTATGGGCACTTGGCAGGCGATGATTGTTTGAAAGTGGTTGCCAATACATTATCAAAAGTGGTTAAACGATCGTCCGATATTGTTGCACGTTATGGTGGGGAAAAGTTTGCCATTTTGCTGCCCAATACGGGATTGGTAGATGCCATTAAACTGTCTGAACGGTGCAGAGTCAGTATTCTTGATTTGAAAATGCCGCATGAAAGCTCAAACGTGCATTCGATAGTGACTGTCAGCTTAGGCGTGAGCACGATTTCTCCGGAGTTTGACTTCGATATGCTTACTTTTATAGAAGCTGCCGATACTTGTTTATATGAAGCCAAATCAAATGGTCGCAATCAGGTGGTTTCTATTAATAAACTGTAA
- a CDS encoding helix-turn-helix domain-containing protein — translation MKIYIKNMVCDRCCLAVGNVLKEMGLQYESISLGEIDFADHYGIKLPNSIQKRLSEALEALGFSILNDKNSQLIGEIKISCLNYLQDIENPGKKKLSEYISSTIQLEYNYLSSLFSVVEGITIEQYFIQMRVEKVKELLVYRELALKEIAFQLGYSSVAHLSGQFKKITGLTPSHFRLLKDQKLRTPLDKL, via the coding sequence ATGAAAATTTATATCAAAAATATGGTCTGTGACCGATGCTGTCTGGCCGTTGGCAATGTATTAAAAGAGATGGGTTTGCAATATGAATCCATTAGTTTGGGCGAAATTGATTTTGCAGACCATTATGGGATAAAGCTCCCAAACAGCATACAAAAGCGCTTGTCAGAAGCATTGGAAGCTTTGGGGTTTTCAATTCTTAATGATAAAAACAGTCAGCTCATCGGTGAAATAAAAATATCATGTTTGAACTATCTTCAGGATATTGAAAATCCTGGTAAGAAAAAGCTATCGGAATACATCAGCAGCACGATCCAGCTTGAATATAACTATTTGAGCAGTCTGTTTTCCGTTGTTGAAGGTATAACCATTGAACAGTATTTCATACAGATGCGAGTGGAAAAAGTGAAAGAGTTACTGGTCTATAGAGAACTGGCGCTGAAAGAGATTGCCTTTCAATTAGGTTACAGCAGTGTTGCTCATTTAAGTGGGCAATTCAAAAAAATCACCGGCCTGACGCCAAGTCACTTTCGTTTATTGAAAGATCAAAAATTGCGAACCCCTTTGGACAAACTGTAA
- a CDS encoding class I SAM-dependent methyltransferase, which translates to MGNEIKAVDSASKFDQDRAGEYAQQSRIGLAGYDACHDLAACLLSVTLDSESEAQILVVGAGGTAQEIVAASKLAPNWKFTAVDPSEPMLQLSRESLASKGLEARTELHLGYVRDLRTEKKFDAATLIGVIHHLQGEDKKKEILDEIASKLKPGAPIILAGNRFDYASKPLFLSAWGELWRMNGVSKEEVESKRAKILHGADPLASNEAVIDLLGSAGFIEAEQFFSSLFWSAWIAKYNPNQSQ; encoded by the coding sequence GTGGGCAATGAGATTAAGGCAGTTGATTCAGCAAGTAAATTCGATCAAGATCGGGCAGGTGAATACGCACAGCAAAGTCGTATTGGACTGGCTGGTTATGATGCCTGCCACGATCTAGCCGCTTGCCTACTATCTGTAACACTCGACTCTGAGAGTGAAGCCCAAATTCTTGTTGTTGGCGCGGGCGGCACTGCTCAAGAAATTGTTGCTGCATCGAAGCTGGCACCTAACTGGAAATTTACGGCTGTAGATCCTTCCGAACCCATGTTGCAGCTATCTCGAGAATCTCTTGCCAGTAAAGGGTTAGAAGCACGTACCGAACTACACTTGGGTTATGTAAGGGACTTGAGAACCGAAAAAAAATTCGATGCAGCAACATTGATTGGCGTTATTCATCACTTGCAAGGTGAGGATAAAAAGAAAGAAATTCTTGATGAAATTGCAAGCAAGCTTAAGCCTGGCGCACCGATTATTCTGGCTGGCAACCGTTTTGACTACGCGAGTAAACCTCTTTTTTTATCTGCATGGGGAGAGTTATGGCGCATGAACGGTGTTTCAAAGGAAGAGGTCGAAAGTAAGAGAGCAAAAATACTACACGGGGCTGATCCACTTGCATCAAATGAAGCCGTTATAGACTTGCTTGGCAGTGCTGGATTTATTGAAGCAGAGCAATTCTTTTCTAGCCTGTTTTGGTCAGCGTGGATAGCGAAATATAATCCAAACCAAAGTCAGTAG
- a CDS encoding helix-turn-helix domain-containing protein — MIKKTVSYSSILGVVVATKRKELGIEQSVLAEEMGLSQASYSRLESGKSMFSVDQLFECAQALDIPVQDLFQSVVKMAQNLENSGEVSIQAQSRGNATRAKSSEGNEVGSFIAGAALAALIIGLASK; from the coding sequence ATGATAAAAAAAACAGTTTCTTATTCTTCTATACTAGGAGTTGTAGTTGCTACTAAACGGAAAGAGCTTGGCATTGAACAAAGTGTATTAGCTGAGGAAATGGGGTTGTCACAAGCTAGTTATAGCCGTTTGGAGTCAGGAAAATCTATGTTTTCCGTTGATCAGTTGTTTGAATGTGCTCAGGCATTAGACATTCCTGTACAAGATTTATTTCAATCAGTTGTAAAAATGGCGCAAAACTTGGAAAACAGTGGAGAGGTTTCTATTCAGGCGCAGTCAAGAGGGAATGCAACAAGAGCCAAGTCCTCAGAGGGGAATGAAGTAGGTTCGTTTATCGCCGGTGCAGCTCTTGCAGCACTTATTATTGGGCTTGCAAGTAAATAA
- a CDS encoding glucosaminidase domain-containing protein: protein MKFFILFLSVVSAVLTARLFMGVQANTEIHSKASNTASNNSHYSLRKYPHVEQFYGLTAKEAVKIGMKENIPPAAILAIAGWESGFGQGYVSQITGNIMSLGARKGEPELPPLTLPRNLETNKLMIDFKKAKQLPKNQVVWQKRPPSLKKDYRPKPYAGTKNNLLYFRNHPQALKQAYTHVMQDFSGSWISEKSKVPVFFKASKDMDKLVSKKGKNILLNCKVAKEFLKSIGGKPRSFNTRPAWIKHVSKVMDNAGLCLLAKEMNQGKAFKRAWLQ, encoded by the coding sequence ATGAAATTTTTTATCTTATTCTTGTCTGTTGTTAGTGCTGTTCTCACCGCGAGATTATTTATGGGAGTGCAGGCGAACACAGAGATTCATAGTAAAGCTTCCAATACTGCTTCTAATAACTCTCATTACTCATTGCGCAAATACCCTCACGTTGAACAGTTTTACGGTTTAACGGCGAAAGAGGCGGTAAAAATCGGAATGAAGGAAAACATTCCTCCCGCGGCTATCTTGGCGATTGCCGGTTGGGAGTCAGGCTTTGGGCAAGGGTATGTTTCGCAGATTACGGGTAATATCATGAGCTTGGGCGCGCGAAAGGGTGAGCCCGAGTTGCCACCATTAACCTTGCCGAGAAATCTTGAGACCAATAAGCTCATGATTGATTTCAAAAAGGCAAAACAGCTGCCGAAAAATCAGGTGGTTTGGCAAAAAAGACCGCCGAGCCTAAAAAAAGATTACCGTCCTAAACCTTATGCCGGTACGAAAAACAATCTGCTTTACTTTCGCAATCATCCTCAAGCTTTGAAGCAAGCCTATACCCATGTGATGCAGGATTTTTCCGGTAGCTGGATAAGTGAAAAATCTAAAGTGCCTGTGTTTTTTAAGGCTTCGAAAGATATGGATAAATTGGTTTCCAAGAAGGGTAAAAATATCTTGTTGAATTGCAAGGTCGCAAAAGAGTTTTTGAAAAGCATTGGTGGCAAACCGAGAAGTTTTAATACGAGACCAGCGTGGATTAAGCATGTATCCAAGGTGATGGACAATGCCGGGTTGTGTCTCTTGGCCAAAGAAATGAATCAAGGGAAAGCTTTTAAACGTGCTTGGCTACAATAA
- a CDS encoding alkene reductase: MPTDTTPLFHPVKLGDLTIANRFVMAPLTRCRAINHIPNDLMAEYYTQRASAGLIITECTMVTPQTSAFGNDPGIYSLEQVEGWKKVTESVHQAGGKIFLQIWHAGRAAHPLLNDGKEAVSASAIAIDGETQTPEGKQPYTVPHELTKEEIANIVLDFRKAAANAMAAGFDGVEVHGANGYLIDQFLRDSANQRTDEYGGSIENRARFLTEVLEAVTDEIGGGCVGLRLSPLNSFNSMKDSHPTYWISYLAEHVNRFNLAYLHVMRADFFGLQQADVIPIAREHFKGHLMVNMGYNAEEAAEVIANNLADSVAFGTGFLANPDLPARVKAGAELNAPDQDTFYTSDAKGYTDYPFMKA, encoded by the coding sequence ATGCCAACAGATACAACGCCCCTGTTTCACCCTGTAAAACTCGGTGACCTAACAATCGCCAACCGATTTGTGATGGCGCCTCTTACCCGTTGTCGCGCCATCAACCATATTCCTAACGACCTCATGGCGGAATACTACACACAACGCGCAAGTGCAGGTTTAATCATCACCGAATGCACCATGGTCACCCCACAAACCTCCGCTTTTGGTAACGACCCTGGCATTTACTCACTAGAACAAGTTGAAGGCTGGAAAAAAGTGACTGAATCGGTTCACCAAGCCGGCGGAAAGATTTTCCTACAAATCTGGCATGCTGGACGCGCTGCACACCCATTACTGAATGATGGCAAAGAAGCCGTTAGTGCAAGTGCTATCGCCATTGACGGAGAAACCCAAACACCAGAAGGCAAACAGCCTTACACCGTGCCTCACGAACTCACTAAAGAAGAAATCGCCAATATTGTGTTGGATTTCCGCAAGGCAGCAGCAAATGCTATGGCGGCGGGATTCGATGGCGTCGAAGTACATGGTGCCAACGGTTATCTTATCGACCAATTCCTACGAGACAGCGCCAATCAACGCACCGACGAATATGGTGGTTCAATCGAAAATCGCGCGCGTTTCCTGACGGAAGTCCTTGAAGCGGTTACCGATGAAATTGGGGGGGGTTGTGTCGGCCTACGTCTCTCGCCACTGAATAGCTTCAACAGCATGAAAGACAGCCATCCAACCTATTGGATCAGTTACCTTGCAGAGCATGTCAATCGATTCAATCTCGCGTACCTGCATGTAATGAGAGCGGATTTCTTTGGCTTACAGCAAGCGGATGTCATTCCTATCGCTCGTGAGCACTTCAAAGGACATTTGATGGTGAATATGGGCTATAACGCTGAAGAAGCCGCAGAAGTGATTGCCAACAACTTGGCGGACTCCGTAGCCTTTGGTACTGGCTTCCTTGCCAACCCAGACCTGCCAGCGCGTGTTAAAGCAGGCGCTGAGTTGAATGCACCGGATCAAGACACCTTCTACACCTCTGATGCAAAAGGCTACACCGATTATCCTTTCATGAAAGCTTAA
- a CDS encoding lecithin retinol acyltransferase family protein: MEYIMQNKLKPGDLLYRKKGIVEHAGVYLGQDRVIHNSPNGNTQITSLKDYSNEKEVKVISNNFTKAQQENLITEAENYLSIDKKYNLLNFNCEHLASAFLEEKPSSKQLQGAALGAGTAFALAHKMKSNNLLLLTILGGAIGCAMVNSMRKYDHLV; encoded by the coding sequence ATGGAGTATATTATGCAAAATAAATTAAAACCCGGAGACTTGTTATATCGCAAGAAAGGAATAGTAGAGCATGCCGGAGTCTATCTTGGTCAAGACCGTGTGATACACAACAGTCCTAATGGAAATACCCAAATAACATCCCTCAAAGATTATTCTAATGAGAAGGAGGTAAAAGTTATTTCAAACAATTTTACTAAAGCCCAACAGGAGAACTTAATCACAGAGGCTGAAAACTACTTATCCATTGATAAAAAGTACAACTTACTGAACTTCAACTGTGAACATTTAGCATCCGCTTTCCTTGAAGAAAAACCCTCTAGCAAACAACTTCAAGGTGCAGCCCTTGGGGCAGGCACAGCGTTCGCATTGGCGCACAAAATGAAGTCAAATAATCTTTTATTACTTACAATTCTAGGCGGGGCAATTGGGTGTGCTATGGTCAATTCAATGCGAAAATATGACCACCTTGTTTAA
- a CDS encoding host attachment protein produces the protein MIVQTFCCVIQLKLKGRVIMSTTIGYAIVADIGNIKVFDIEQTEQKTVSFHAYQSIESIEGHAKLSEIYSDRAGGYSNSIAGGHSSFENKSEIERKHHLTESLSEFINAFAKQHDAKLYLSISKPIHNQVKKGLNDLTLSKIKVFLAKDFTHQNVENIQKAFEL, from the coding sequence ATGATTGTTCAAACCTTTTGTTGTGTTATTCAACTTAAACTCAAAGGGAGGGTGATTATGAGTACCACCATTGGCTATGCTATCGTTGCTGATATTGGCAACATTAAAGTGTTTGACATAGAACAAACCGAGCAAAAAACAGTTTCATTCCATGCCTACCAGTCTATTGAAAGCATTGAAGGTCACGCTAAACTATCGGAAATCTATAGCGATAGGGCGGGAGGCTATTCTAATTCAATCGCAGGTGGACACAGTTCTTTTGAAAATAAAAGTGAAATAGAACGAAAACATCATCTGACTGAAAGCTTAAGTGAATTTATCAACGCATTCGCGAAGCAGCATGATGCAAAACTCTATTTATCAATCTCAAAACCAATTCACAACCAAGTTAAGAAAGGCTTAAATGATTTAACCTTGTCTAAAATTAAAGTATTTCTGGCTAAAGACTTTACCCATCAAAACGTTGAAAACATACAAAAAGCTTTTGAGCTCTAA
- a CDS encoding DUF3820 family protein has translation MNPENLKKLVTTTMPYGKYKGRIIADLPGNYLNWFARKGFPSGNLGELLALMQELDHNGLKQLLDPLRK, from the coding sequence ATGAATCCAGAGAACCTAAAAAAACTCGTTACAACCACTATGCCTTATGGAAAATACAAGGGTCGAATTATTGCTGATTTACCGGGCAATTACCTTAATTGGTTTGCGCGTAAGGGCTTTCCATCGGGTAATTTAGGAGAGTTATTGGCACTCATGCAGGAGTTGGATCACAATGGCTTAAAGCAGCTTCTTGATCCCTTAAGAAAATAA